One region of Deinococcus budaensis genomic DNA includes:
- a CDS encoding orotate phosphoribosyltransferase, which translates to MSLNLPALLAERGALRRGHTLFRNGLHADGWIEKGEVARDPATLDRVAAAQAASLHADFPDATLLVGAPACGAVLASFVARHLGLPVAYVLTGPDPGWHRMHVPRPGERAVSVDDLICTGTDARAVLAFLRRGGHTVLGVSAWLSRTGLEGERLATLMDAPFRTFPAASCPLCEAGRSLDFQAIRE; encoded by the coding sequence ATGAGCCTGAACCTCCCGGCTCTGCTGGCCGAACGCGGCGCGCTGCGGCGGGGGCACACCCTCTTTCGCAACGGCCTGCACGCAGACGGCTGGATCGAGAAGGGCGAAGTGGCGCGCGACCCGGCCACGCTGGACCGGGTGGCGGCGGCCCAGGCCGCCAGCCTGCACGCCGACTTTCCGGACGCGACGCTGCTGGTCGGCGCCCCGGCCTGTGGGGCGGTGCTCGCGTCCTTCGTGGCGCGGCACCTCGGGCTGCCCGTGGCCTACGTCCTGACCGGGCCGGACCCCGGCTGGCACCGGATGCACGTCCCCCGCCCCGGCGAGCGCGCCGTCTCCGTGGACGACCTGATCTGCACGGGGACGGATGCCCGCGCGGTCCTGGCCTTTCTGCGGCGCGGGGGGCACACGGTCCTGGGCGTGAGCGCCTGGCTCAGCCGCACGGGCCTGGAGGGCGAGCGGCTGGCGACGCTGATGGACGCGCCGTTCCGGACGTTTCCGGCGGCGAGCTGTCCGCTCTGTGAGGCAGGGCGGTCTCTGGACTTTCAGGCCATCCGGGAATAA
- a CDS encoding GerMN domain-containing protein → MKRVFSLFNVVSAALLGAAAYAYQEVQRPLETPAAPRLELQERRPVKVKVYFSDAQVQTMRPETRTVQVTQDTPVALAQAALNVWAKGPQTSGSLPVVPGGKEAPNVWRRGTHHYVNLPADYLTLRYGTSGERMLICTLTRTLLEGGGQDVTFLVDGRNVETLWHLDLREPYRAQDCADQ, encoded by the coding sequence GTGAAGCGGGTCTTTTCGCTGTTCAACGTGGTCAGCGCCGCGCTGCTGGGGGCCGCCGCCTACGCCTACCAGGAGGTGCAGCGCCCCCTCGAGACGCCCGCCGCGCCCCGGCTGGAGTTGCAGGAGCGGCGTCCGGTCAAGGTGAAGGTGTATTTCAGCGACGCGCAGGTGCAGACCATGAGACCCGAGACGCGCACCGTGCAGGTGACCCAGGACACCCCGGTCGCGCTCGCGCAGGCGGCGCTGAACGTCTGGGCCAAGGGGCCGCAGACCTCCGGCTCGCTGCCGGTGGTGCCGGGGGGCAAGGAGGCGCCCAACGTCTGGCGGCGCGGCACCCACCACTACGTCAACCTGCCCGCCGACTACCTCACGCTGCGCTACGGCACCAGCGGCGAGCGGATGCTGATCTGCACCCTGACCCGCACCCTGCTCGAAGGCGGAGGCCAGGACGTGACCTTCCTGGTGGACGGCCGCAACGTGGAGACGCTGTGGCACCTCGACCTGCGCGAGCCGTACCGGGCGCAGGACTGCGCGGACCAGTGA
- a CDS encoding AAA family ATPase — translation MLRSITLQGFKSFADRTRLEFGPGVSAVIGPNGSGKSNVVEALRWATHGARARELRAGRGTELIFHGSGGKAPLGLAEVQLELQTPEGRVNLARRVYRDGTGEQDLGGRPVRARDVQSALRGTGLGPGGLAVIGQGEVSGVVQAEGRTLLGYVQEAAGLSRAVSARQETEARLREAAGHLDQLRLVQGERAAGVERLAQAAQDARVWRDLTARTLTLEDALRRERQLALGREIAGARAEVETLDRRSADLAAEVQVAAARVEAAREAVGDARARAEAHAGALDALRAARDAHAQAGRYADHLRAEAGRLHAELAALPQTPPAGAAPDLPALEAAALAARQEAEAAERRARSLDADLTRARAQAALAAEAAARVDASRETLEGELGRAQGNLETALEALAAARERLEAAAHARQQAEAGYAALTDQRAGAQAHERHLSAELGRLKASVAPLRRERERLEGTLNSYARYGEGARNALRLDHPGIVGSVADLLTVPAEYETAVTAALGRRLEQIVVQGGEDARLIIEELKRSGGRATFLPLDLIRARPRRDGALLREPGVIGNLADLCPTDPPLVGEAILADTLIVQDLRAANRLARTYPNRPRLVTLDGELLEAGGAITGGRLRDSGVSVLADQRRSQELDAELEEVERQGARLEAELGRVQATLSGDSEEHGALLAARERAAREEREAERRVTELDAQARSLTAHRDRLLARVNAETPTAAPEASAADPAELEAALLAARQAAEAGRAGERAALETLALARELDAAWRAFRGARARAADLRARLAANAEAAAAQTAHLRGAAAEVARRETALGTLDEHELSRAEKERGAAAGAYTSLIGEQNKVRARLEDLRLLIARREGSQEPLPDGCSPPGAPREWTAELTRARAELERLGPVNARAEADHAAAQAELEALSAELGDAEAAATELRAHLTELESAEGVATRAAFERVNGAFREYSAELLGGQGDLEPEHDEAGRLTGLRLAVQPRGKRTRSMTLLSAGERTMAGLGFLFALNHAGGEGGAGGLPLAVLDEVDAPLDEANIRRFTAFLERFSARGAQFLLVTHQKATMEVAHALWGVTTDASGASRVLSIRQAEEAVGR, via the coding sequence ATGCTGCGCAGCATCACCCTGCAAGGCTTCAAGAGTTTCGCGGACCGCACCCGCCTGGAGTTCGGCCCCGGCGTCAGCGCCGTGATCGGCCCGAACGGCAGTGGCAAGAGCAACGTGGTCGAGGCGCTGCGCTGGGCCACCCACGGAGCGAGGGCGCGCGAGCTGCGGGCCGGGCGCGGCACCGAGCTGATCTTTCACGGCAGCGGGGGCAAAGCGCCGCTGGGGCTGGCCGAGGTGCAACTCGAGTTGCAGACTCCGGAAGGCCGCGTCAACCTGGCCCGCCGGGTCTACCGCGACGGCACCGGCGAGCAGGACCTGGGGGGGCGCCCCGTCCGCGCCCGCGACGTGCAGTCGGCCCTGCGCGGCACCGGGCTGGGGCCGGGAGGCCTGGCCGTGATCGGGCAGGGCGAGGTCAGCGGCGTCGTGCAGGCCGAGGGCCGCACCCTGCTGGGGTACGTGCAGGAGGCGGCGGGCCTCTCCCGCGCGGTGTCCGCCCGTCAGGAGACCGAAGCCCGGCTGCGTGAGGCCGCCGGGCACCTGGATCAGCTGCGGCTGGTGCAGGGCGAACGCGCCGCCGGGGTGGAGCGGCTGGCGCAGGCCGCCCAGGACGCCCGCGTCTGGCGTGACCTGACGGCCCGCACCCTGACCCTGGAAGACGCCCTGCGGCGCGAGCGGCAGCTTGCCCTGGGCCGCGAGATCGCGGGCGCGCGCGCCGAGGTGGAGACCCTCGACCGCCGCAGCGCCGACCTCGCCGCCGAGGTGCAGGTCGCTGCTGCCCGGGTCGAGGCCGCCCGCGAGGCTGTGGGCGACGCCCGCGCCCGCGCCGAGGCCCATGCCGGGGCGCTCGACGCCCTGCGCGCGGCCCGCGACGCGCACGCGCAGGCGGGGCGCTACGCCGATCATCTGCGCGCCGAGGCGGGGCGCCTGCACGCCGAACTCGCCGCCCTGCCGCAGACCCCGCCCGCCGGGGCCGCTCCCGACCTGCCCGCGCTGGAAGCCGCCGCCCTCGCCGCCCGCCAGGAGGCCGAGGCCGCCGAGCGCCGCGCCCGCAGCCTGGACGCCGACCTCACCCGCGCCCGTGCCCAGGCTGCCCTCGCCGCCGAAGCCGCCGCCCGGGTGGACGCCAGCCGCGAGACGCTGGAAGGCGAACTGGGGCGCGCCCAGGGCAACCTGGAGACGGCGCTCGAGGCGCTGGCCGCCGCCCGCGAACGCCTGGAAGCCGCCGCCCACGCCCGGCAGCAGGCCGAGGCCGGATACGCGGCCCTGACCGACCAACGCGCCGGGGCGCAGGCCCACGAGCGTCACCTTTCCGCCGAACTCGGGCGCCTGAAGGCCAGCGTGGCCCCGCTGCGCCGCGAGCGCGAGCGGCTGGAGGGCACGCTGAACTCCTACGCCCGCTACGGCGAGGGCGCCCGCAACGCCCTGCGCCTCGACCATCCCGGCATCGTCGGTTCGGTCGCGGACCTGCTCACGGTGCCCGCCGAGTACGAGACCGCCGTCACCGCCGCGCTGGGCCGCCGTCTGGAGCAGATCGTGGTGCAGGGCGGCGAGGACGCCCGCTTGATCATCGAGGAGCTGAAGCGCTCGGGGGGCCGGGCGACCTTCCTGCCCCTCGACCTGATCCGCGCCCGGCCCCGCCGCGACGGGGCGCTGCTGCGCGAGCCGGGTGTGATCGGCAACCTCGCGGACCTGTGCCCCACCGATCCGCCGCTGGTGGGCGAGGCGATCCTGGCCGACACCTTGATCGTGCAGGACCTGCGCGCCGCCAACCGCCTCGCCCGCACCTACCCCAACCGCCCGCGCCTGGTCACGCTGGACGGCGAACTGCTCGAAGCCGGGGGCGCGATCACGGGCGGACGCCTGCGCGACAGCGGCGTGAGCGTGCTGGCCGACCAGCGCCGCTCTCAGGAACTGGACGCCGAACTGGAGGAGGTCGAGCGCCAGGGCGCCCGCCTGGAGGCCGAGCTGGGGCGGGTGCAAGCGACCCTCTCCGGCGACTCGGAGGAGCACGGCGCCCTGCTCGCCGCCCGCGAACGCGCCGCCCGCGAGGAGCGTGAGGCCGAGCGGCGCGTGACCGAACTGGACGCCCAGGCCCGCAGCCTGACGGCCCACCGCGACCGCCTGCTCGCCCGCGTGAATGCCGAGACGCCCACTGCTGCTCCTGAAGCTTCCGCCGCCGACCCCGCCGAGCTGGAAGCCGCGCTGCTGGCCGCCCGCCAGGCGGCGGAGGCCGGGCGCGCGGGGGAGCGCGCGGCCCTGGAAACCCTGGCCCTGGCCCGCGAACTCGACGCTGCCTGGCGGGCCTTCCGGGGTGCCCGCGCCCGCGCCGCCGACCTGCGCGCACGCCTGGCCGCCAATGCCGAGGCCGCCGCTGCCCAGACCGCCCACCTGAGGGGCGCCGCTGCCGAGGTCGCCCGCCGCGAGACTGCGCTGGGCACCCTCGACGAACACGAGCTGTCCCGTGCCGAGAAAGAACGCGGCGCGGCGGCCGGTGCCTACACCTCGCTGATCGGAGAGCAGAACAAGGTCCGTGCCCGGCTCGAAGACCTGCGCCTGCTGATCGCCCGCCGCGAGGGCAGCCAGGAACCCCTCCCCGACGGGTGCAGCCCCCCCGGTGCTCCCCGCGAGTGGACCGCCGAGCTGACCCGCGCCCGCGCGGAGCTGGAGCGCCTGGGGCCGGTGAATGCCCGCGCCGAGGCCGACCATGCCGCTGCCCAGGCCGAGCTGGAGGCTCTCAGCGCCGAACTGGGTGACGCCGAGGCCGCCGCCACCGAGCTGCGCGCCCACCTGACCGAGCTGGAAAGCGCCGAGGGGGTCGCCACCCGCGCAGCGTTCGAGCGGGTGAACGGGGCCTTCCGCGAGTATTCCGCCGAGCTGCTGGGCGGCCAGGGCGACCTCGAACCCGAGCATGACGAGGCCGGGCGCCTGACCGGGCTGCGCCTCGCCGTGCAGCCCCGGGGCAAGCGCACCCGCTCCATGACCCTGCTCAGCGCGGGCGAGCGCACGATGGCGGGCCTGGGGTTCCTCTTTGCCCTCAACCACGCGGGCGGGGAAGGGGGGGCCGGGGGCCTGCCCCTCGCGGTGCTCGACGAGGTGGACGCGCCCCTCGACGAGGCGAACATCCGCCGCTTCACCGCCTTTCTGGAACGCTTCAGCGCCCGGGGCGCCCAGTTCCTCCTGGTCACCCACCAGAAAGCCACGATGGAGGTCGCCCACGCGCTGTGGGGCGTGACCACCGACGCCTCCGGCGCCAGCCGCGTGCTGAGCATCCGCCAGGCCGAGGAGGCGGTGGGGCGATAA
- a CDS encoding NUDIX domain-containing protein, whose amino-acid sequence MERTTWEGRPAVLTWLPGYRPGAAEAVRQVSGLCLDERARIVLVSQDGASWSLPGGKPEAGEGWEQTLRREVAEEACAEMGHCRLLGAVQVEGLTPQPYFQLRAWARVRLLPFQPRHETQHRVGVLPAEVTRFLPWGVGPIGQALLAGALALDTAFREQG is encoded by the coding sequence GTGGAGCGGACGACCTGGGAGGGCCGCCCTGCCGTGCTGACGTGGCTGCCAGGGTACCGGCCCGGTGCCGCCGAGGCGGTCAGGCAGGTCAGCGGCCTGTGCCTGGACGAGAGGGCCAGGATCGTCCTCGTCTCGCAGGACGGGGCGAGCTGGAGCCTGCCCGGAGGCAAACCGGAGGCCGGGGAAGGCTGGGAGCAGACCCTCCGGCGCGAGGTCGCGGAGGAGGCGTGCGCCGAGATGGGGCACTGCCGCCTGCTGGGCGCCGTGCAGGTCGAGGGGTTGACCCCGCAGCCGTACTTCCAGCTGCGCGCCTGGGCGCGGGTCCGGCTGCTCCCCTTTCAGCCCAGGCACGAGACGCAGCACCGCGTCGGGGTGCTCCCGGCGGAGGTCACCCGCTTCCTCCCCTGGGGCGTGGGGCCTATCGGGCAGGCGCTGCTGGCGGGGGCGCTGGCCCTCGACACGGCTTTCCGGGAGCAGGGATGA
- a CDS encoding AAA family ATPase — translation MRPLHLEVQGFTAFRQHTTLDFSDLELFALVGPTGSGKSSLLDAMTFALYGHTPRLGATGLDALISQGERGLAVSLTFEVGAETYRVARSKGRRQAENEVRLERREEGRWVGLSDGGTKAVNDRIRRAVGLDFKTFARSVLLPQGEFARLLHGTGKERQALLGELMGLEHVRAMHAFAGERAREFKHTLGSLHALLEGEYAGVTPEAVRALRAEREAASAEAERLVDTRERLQGQVSRLRALEAVWTAREDTARRLTNLEARAEGVRAGADRAAQARRVAGALPLLDAAERARIAAGREAGERDRAAGAEARARQALDAATATLEAAQLAEARIPDLEARAETLREAEADAARLRRAGGTGQTSHPSPLPWDEDAHAEAREGAQKLEKLRQERVQLEAQKTALEAGRERQTTEQAQHEALKAEQVRVEREGKSAKADFDRAQTELAAARLEAGLSAYRAHLHVGEPCPLCEQPVETLPQGSGVDLAALETRATALQAALEGRRLRYKEIGLELATLKKSVEARRAELADWEEALRQREADLRVLESHVTGDPQDTALRLLAGLAARVRAAGADPARERARVLAEVGAVRTRLTGAQAALARAGSAHAAAQATLSAAQNAAQGRDREAQDALAAALAGLGLDAAQARAAALPEADIAALEAAARTHAAQVEQLRAQLAELERQLGVEPFDPANLRQAERDLTATDAALGTARERAGSLAEQERSARGRLVRRGEIEAQAKDLAARLDTWQTLTNTLRANEFQSYLLTEVEAQLLTGAGTLLYDISDGRYRLALEDGEYAVQDLWNAGESRAVKTLSGGETFLASLSLAIALSDYLAGNKILGALFLDEGFGTLDPQALEAVAGALENLRTQGRMVGVVTHVESLSERLPSRLIVTKSVAGSSVQRLDG, via the coding sequence GTGAGGCCGCTTCATCTGGAGGTGCAGGGCTTCACCGCCTTCCGGCAGCACACCACGCTGGATTTCTCGGACCTCGAACTGTTCGCGCTGGTCGGGCCGACCGGCAGCGGCAAGAGCAGCCTGCTCGACGCGATGACGTTTGCGCTGTACGGGCACACCCCCCGGCTGGGCGCCACGGGCCTGGACGCCCTGATCTCGCAGGGCGAGCGCGGGTTGGCGGTCAGCCTGACCTTCGAGGTCGGGGCCGAGACCTACCGGGTCGCGCGCTCCAAGGGCCGCCGCCAGGCCGAGAACGAGGTGCGGCTGGAGCGCCGGGAAGAGGGGCGCTGGGTGGGCCTCAGCGACGGCGGCACCAAGGCCGTCAACGACCGCATCCGCCGCGCGGTGGGGCTGGATTTCAAGACCTTCGCGCGCAGCGTGCTGCTGCCGCAGGGCGAGTTCGCCCGGCTGCTGCACGGCACCGGCAAGGAGCGCCAGGCGCTGCTGGGCGAGCTGATGGGCCTGGAACACGTCCGGGCCATGCACGCTTTTGCGGGCGAGCGGGCGCGCGAGTTCAAGCACACGCTGGGCAGCCTGCACGCGCTGCTGGAGGGCGAATACGCGGGGGTGACGCCGGAAGCAGTCAGGGCCCTGCGCGCCGAACGCGAGGCTGCGAGCGCCGAGGCCGAGCGGCTGGTGGACACCCGCGAGCGCCTGCAAGGGCAGGTGAGCCGCCTGCGGGCGCTGGAAGCGGTCTGGACTGCCCGGGAGGACACTGCCCGGCGGCTGACCAACCTGGAGGCCCGCGCGGAGGGCGTGCGGGCGGGTGCCGATCGGGCCGCGCAGGCCAGGCGGGTGGCGGGCGCCTTGCCGCTGCTCGACGCGGCCGAGCGGGCCCGCATCGCGGCGGGACGGGAGGCGGGCGAGCGCGACCGGGCGGCGGGTGCCGAAGCGCGGGCCAGACAGGCCCTCGACGCGGCCACGGCCACCCTGGAGGCCGCCCAGCTTGCCGAGGCGCGGATTCCCGACCTCGAGGCCCGCGCCGAGACCCTGCGCGAGGCCGAGGCCGACGCGGCCCGCCTGCGCCGCGCGGGGGGCACCGGGCAGACCTCCCACCCCTCTCCCCTGCCCTGGGACGAGGACGCCCACGCCGAGGCCCGCGAAGGCGCGCAGAAGCTCGAGAAACTGCGCCAGGAGCGGGTGCAGCTGGAAGCACAGAAGACCGCGCTGGAGGCGGGCCGCGAGCGCCAGACCACCGAGCAGGCGCAGCACGAGGCGCTGAAGGCCGAGCAGGTCCGGGTCGAGCGCGAGGGCAAGAGCGCCAAGGCCGACTTCGACCGCGCCCAAACCGAACTGGCGGCGGCGCGGCTGGAAGCGGGCCTCTCGGCCTACCGCGCCCACCTGCATGTGGGCGAGCCGTGCCCGCTGTGCGAGCAGCCGGTGGAGACGCTGCCGCAGGGGTCGGGGGTGGACCTCGCGGCGCTGGAGACGCGGGCCACCGCCCTGCAAGCCGCGCTGGAAGGCCGCCGCTTGCGTTACAAGGAGATCGGGCTGGAGCTGGCGACCCTGAAAAAGTCGGTCGAGGCCCGCCGCGCCGAACTCGCCGACTGGGAGGAGGCGCTGCGCCAGCGCGAGGCCGACCTGCGCGTGCTTGAAAGCCATGTCACGGGCGACCCGCAAGACACGGCGCTGCGCCTGCTTGCCGGGCTGGCGGCGCGGGTGCGCGCGGCGGGTGCCGACCCGGCCCGCGAGCGAGCGCGGGTGCTGGCCGAGGTGGGGGCCGTCCGCACCCGGCTGACGGGGGCGCAAGCGGCGCTGGCCCGCGCGGGGAGTGCCCACGCCGCCGCCCAGGCCACGCTCTCGGCGGCCCAGAACGCGGCACAGGGCCGCGACCGCGAGGCGCAAGACGCGCTGGCAGCCGCCCTGGCCGGGCTGGGGCTGGACGCCGCCCAGGCCCGCGCCGCCGCGCTCCCCGAGGCCGACATCGCCGCGCTGGAGGCCGCCGCCCGCACCCACGCCGCGCAGGTCGAGCAACTCCGCGCCCAGCTCGCGGAGCTGGAGCGCCAACTGGGGGTCGAACCCTTCGACCCGGCCAACCTCCGGCAGGCCGAGCGCGACCTCACCGCCACCGACGCGGCGCTGGGCACCGCGCGCGAGCGGGCCGGGAGCCTGGCCGAGCAGGAACGCAGCGCGCGGGGGCGCCTGGTACGGCGGGGCGAAATCGAGGCGCAGGCGAAGGACCTGGCCGCCCGCCTGGACACCTGGCAGACCCTGACCAACACCCTGCGCGCCAACGAGTTTCAGAGCTACCTGCTTACCGAGGTCGAGGCGCAGCTCCTGACCGGCGCGGGCACCCTGCTCTACGACATCTCCGACGGGCGCTACCGCCTGGCGCTGGAAGACGGCGAATACGCCGTGCAGGACCTCTGGAACGCGGGCGAGTCGCGGGCGGTCAAGACCCTGTCGGGCGGCGAGACGTTCCTCGCCAGCCTCTCGCTCGCCATCGCCCTGAGCGACTACCTCGCCGGGAACAAGATCCTGGGCGCCCTCTTTCTCGACGAGGGCTTCGGCACCCTGGACCCGCAGGCCCTGGAGGCGGTCGCGGGCGCGCTGGAGAACCTGCGGACCCAGGGGCGCATGGTCGGCGTGGTGACCCACGTCGAGAGCCTCTCCGAGAGGCTGCCCAGCCGGTTGATCGTGACCAAGAGCGTGGCGGGAAGCAGCGTGCAGCGGCTGGACGGCTGA